CCCTCTGGGTGGCTCTGTTATTCTGCAATAGTATGGGCTCTCAGTAGATTGTGAACTTTATAAAcgataaaaatcttttattcagcTAACTGTTATCTAGTTCTTCCTttatttataactgtattatactcaatgagtcatctacccttggTCTTCTACTGCTTTAAATatctcttgtgccatttactagacttattctcgtgttacttgtctttcaattaagtctcatctgtAACTGTGGCTGTGCCGaatttcatttataattgtctatttttttttcttgaagatCAGTTGTTTAGAATTTGCtcccataatatttttttcctgattcatacaacTTGCATTCTTTCAAGTTGTCTGTTaatgtttatcttttataaacttCAACTTTTCTTACAGTCACTTCCGATTCTAattgtggttgcttgcaacaTTGTcgaaagtaaatatattaaaaaataaatctaaacctAGTCCATATTAGTTAATATTTGCACGAATACTTACAAAAGATTGTTTAGCAAAGTTTTCTAATCCTCGGTTATGGTGTTTCATATATGTGCGTGACACAGTAGAATGTGAACTTTCCAtgttgttataacttttttatgaaattttaattcaacGTATTGtgcaaaaaaaagtgaaatctttaaatttttaaagattgtaaCTTGCTAGAAAcacaacaattttttacaatatgaaacttttcaaaacattgaacaatagaaattaaataagtaaattattctaaaatttttattttaagagaaTCTTAGTTTTCTAATGCTTTGTTTGGTTTGTTTCCATGTTAGCTTTTACCTAACAAGCTTCTCTGAATGACGCTTTTTGACTTTAGccaattaacaattttttttttatttttttttttcagttcaaCACGAaaatctttaaagatttttttcattaacaccAACAAACCTAACATGAATAAAAAGATTCAGTttcttaaagaaataaattttgttataaaaccaaatagataaattcaaaatgattataATAGAGCTGATTATAATTCTGTTCcgaagaaagaaaataatacaAGAGCAgtgttaatatttttgcattgatcatcattaccaaaaaaaatttatttatcctTCTAATTATAAGGTTTGTTTtacagcttttaaaaatttcaatcgaataatattcattaacaaatttaatgcAAGGTTAACAAATTAACTTAAAACttgaattaacaaaatatttttttccagaaaTCTCAAttagcgcaaaaaaaaaattaatcggTCTCCTGTTTGCATATAGTTAAAATGATTTTCGACGTCCTGACACCTCAATTTACACTTAAAATGTAGATCtggaacaaaaaattttctttaatatattccTAGCAATCCGTTGAtaaaggaaagttttttttaattaaaaattgtttactctTTACCAAACTCAAATGTTTTAATAAGGTTTCAAGGCTTAACCcccttttttgaatattttacagTGTTAGAAAAATGGTCAGTTAACAacaaatggtttttatttttttttaaacaatttctagctcttatttttttcatttgtatttaCTGGAATGTgtggtttaaaaaaacagaagtagaaaaaacttttgaaataggaccaattataaaatttatatttaaactttttattataagattatataaaataacaccATACTGCGTCATTGTTGTTTATTTCATGATGCGTTTTAACCCATCTACAACATTCTTATCGAGTTACAGAAAGTAAACACTCGTTAAttgttgtcatttttttaatatgtatatgaCTTGTTTGATTTTGTACAGTTTCGTTATCAATAAAAACGCTGCTGTGATACTTTGagtttatggaaaaaattaagctaagtatttttataaatacaccCTGATTTAAATGGGAGGGCAATAATTTTCTCGgttctataataatattaaaataaacgataaatattaaatctatattttactaatgattttaatattcatcaaataattttgattgcGGCTATCCCTGGGAGTTTTTAATTGGTGTGACTATAAATCGTATGTCCCAAATTTGTACACGATAATTTGTTTGatgatgtttttaaatctttgttcTCAATCAAAGATTTAAATTGATGCTATTTAATGTATGCACTCAAAatgtcaacaaaaataaaaagtaaacatttgtTAATGCCAGACATGTGATGTTTTGAGATTAAAAAACTTTGcactaataacattttattttcttgtttttacaACTGAGCGATTAGCAATGTTCTTTGATgtcaatgtattaaaaataactttattcgaattcttaacggaatgtattaatgaaacttttgaaaaaaatatattaaatgttcTAAGTGTTTCAggtactatttttaatttttttgttcataatgtatttgtatataagttcaaatttgataaattaatgAAAGAGTTTTTAAGCAACAcacttttcacaaaaaataatgGTATATATTAAGTGCCAGCTCAAGGTATTTTGCCGCCCGAGGCAAGATATCAGTTTGCCGCCCTTACTAAAAAGcatcaatatattaaaaaaataccttaaagTAAAACTATAAGTGACGTATAAAATCGTATATTTGCAAAACATTAAATCCAAACAGTACAACACAAAAAGCAAGTAAAATACATGCAAAATTGgcatattttaacatgacttagTGAAAGAAGTTTACTATCCTACTCTTTTCAGATGCAAAAGCCTTCAATAATTCCggaaaatctaattttttagcCATATCATTTTCTATGGAAATTAAAGAAAGAACTGTCAAACGAATTTGTGACATAGTAGATCTTAAGTaatctttaattaatttcaGTTTTGAAAATCTACGCTTTCCAGATGCAACTGATACTGGCTGTGTTAACAGAATTCGTAAAGcaatataaacattttgagtgaaattaaaataaacttttaacgaTGATGATTTTGGTTCAAATAATTCAGACAATGCAAGCATTTCATCAAATAAATAGATGCCATCAATATCTGCAGAAGTATCtgtgcttaattttttttgaagatttaaacatttttctccaagactttcttttgaaaaatcttttttagaatttgCAATATTGTACAGGAATTGAAAAGCATCACAGTGTTCATTTAACTGGTTAAATCTTTCTTCAATCGAATTTATGGCACTATCCAAAATGCAATTAATACAAtctattttaaatctattttttggatttataaTGGGATCAACTCGAATTTCATAAGaaagcatttgttttttaaacgttggtctaaaagaaactttaaatgaaaatgatggcTCCAAATCTATTTCAGCTGCAATTAATTCTGCATCAGAAGTGAATataagaataacttttttaaaagctgagcGATATAACTTTAAGAAGTTTACAGTTTTGTTCAAAGTTTGTTTGGCTTTAGAAATATCAGTTTCAATATTCTGAATAACTTTGCTTGCTAAGTTTACTTGGTTCAAAGTATTGAACCATATCACAGTAcagcaacaaaatttaaagttttcatcTTTTGAAATGTTTGTCCATGTCACCAAACAACTTACATGAGAAACAAAGCACAACATCTTTTCTTTTAGAGTGCAAAGTCGTAGATAAATTTGCTTAATATCCCAATTTAGATTTTTCACCTTTTAGCTCATTTTTCACTTTcaagtttgaagtttttattgcaTCTTGAATTTCATGGTTTTCATCACAAACACTAACATACCAAGGATCTCTCATAGTTGTTGTTGGCTtgcttttaatgttattaaaaaaattgcttaaagaTTCAGACATTTGTTCATTCTCATCTTTTCGTTTTTCTTTTTGCTTACTGTAGAAATTACCAgacttcttttttatatgtCCTACCATTTTTATCTATGGATGTCagaaaatatataatcaaaacTCAAAATGCCGCCATATGAATGTGCCGCAAGAGGCAGCTGCCTCTCTTGCCTAGAGCccgcactgtatatatatatataaacatgtatatatatatatatatatatatatatatatatatatatatatatatatatatatatatatatatctgtatatataccAGAGACGTGGTGGCACGTGAAAAACAGGTACAAATTTCCAGAAGAGGGGCCTGGTTAAGTACTTTTAACGGGAGACAAATAAGTAATCAaggaaaattatatttatactaaaaaaactttttcaaggATACAAAATATTACGTAACTCATTTGTATCAGCATAGTTATTTATTATGTCTGAATGGGTCAAATTCCACATTTTCCACTGACAAAAGAACACGTTCCCCAACATGGTTTGATATCAACCGATTTGATAGACTAGTTTTGACACGTTCTCTCGTGCTGAATTTGCTGGAATTGTACTATATATCTTGTATAAAACTGCAACAGAATGGAATGCAGCATCTAACATAGTCTTCAACATAAAATTGTTAATGGTGAGGAAAGAAGGCAAAGTTTTGTTATCCTTCTCAGCAGCCTTTCTGTAGATCTCAACAAAATCAACCATTTCAGTAGTGAATTAAACTGATAcgattttgaatttttcaagCACCGATTTAACTTTTTCTTGTGAACTAGAGTTATGAAAATTATGACTAATATCTTCACtcatattctttaataaaagatatCCATGCTTTCTAATAACTTCCgctgtaaacaaaaatttgtcaTCAAGAACTGCAGTTGCTGAATCCACTAGAGTATAAAACACTTCTGCCAGCCACTAATCTTTAGCCTGAGTAAGTCGCTCATCTTCTATTTCATTGAAGTCCAGTCGTTTCTTTCTGCGAGTCCTATTCTTAACATATGCGTGCTGTTCAATCTGAGCTTCTGTTGCAATTTTAAAAGCAGATAAAATAGCATTTTGGTCAGCACTGTCCCTTGATATTTGAAGCTTTTCCAGTGATACATCGACAGACATTAAAGCATacaaaaaatcaagtgtttctccttgaagaattttatttatgggACCCTAGatagtaaaaatttctttgaagaGACATAAAGTCGCAATTGTTTCATATGACGGGATAAACAACTTTGTGCTTTACTTcgaatattcattttaaattctaTGTCACTTGAAATTTGTTCAAGGGAATCAATTACTGCATGGTATAGTGTCAGCAGTCGGTCTGTAGCATTTTGTAAGGCACTGAAACGAACACTGTGGGTAGCAGCCAGTTCAACAGACTGATTCTAATCCTCAAGAAGAGATTTGCACttctcaaaaatattatttcgtTTCCTTGAGTTTCCATACAGAAAAGTCTTTAATTACTGCTTATTACCAGACTTGTTTTCTGTTCCAAAAAAGTTAACAGAAACAACGGAAGATTTTACATAAACTTTCATAACCAGATTTGTTCCATGAGATccacaataaattttttttgacatggGAGAACACTCTTTCAAATCTGTTGCAACTCCTTTGTTTATTCCTTGCATCTTGCTCGCACCATCGAAGGACATGCCTGCTCACTTTTAAATATCTACTTTAATTGATTTGATTTCATCTttgattttttcactttttcctTCATTGTAGTTCTTCTAGTTTCAACCATTGAAATCAGATGTTCCTTTACAACGGCCTCTTCTGCAGCAAGCGTAACATAACGCAATACAATAGAAGTTTGCTCACAGAGTGTAATATTACTGGTGCCATCAGATGATGGTGAAAAGTATACTGAGTTATTTACCTCTTCTAAAATACCCTTCTTGACTATCTGTGTCATAGTATGAATTAGCTTGTTTTGTGTATAATTAGAAAGAGGCGTTATTCTAGCACCCCTTTCAGCAGATTGTTTTTGAGTACTGCGagcatttgaaattttttcattcagCACCTCATCATACTGACTCAgtaaatttaacaactttagaaATTTACCCGCGCCACATTGAAAGATTTCACTTTTATCAGAGTTATAGTAAATATGTTGGTTTCCTCATTTCCACCTAATGAAGTACTCTCTGCGATCAAATACTGAATAGCATCAATAACTCGTATTAAGCATTGGTGCGTTTTTTCCGCctttttacgttttttgttttgatgtcTCATGGTttcaatattaattattttatcaattgtGGAGTCTGAAAATGCATGGACCATAGCTTCAGCAGCATTTTGATGGTTTTCTGGGTGTAATGCTTTGTTATGATGTGACTTAAGTTTGACCAATTATCAAATCCATCACGTAGAGAATTTGTCTCCTCTCTTGATCCAAAGCATAAACAAACAATGGTATCGAGTAAGTTAGACCTTTTGATGACCTATTCTGCacaatttcaatattattaactttaaccgATTCAGTGAAATACTTAGATAACCTTGAATGTTTTGTTGGCTAGTTGGCCCTAATAGAATAAATCACTTTTTAGCAATCGTCTTTGCATTTTTCAGCTCTAGAAACTTAGCTGGAtcattttattgacatttaCAACGTTTTCCAGTTGCTTCTGAATAATCTTTTCTGCTAGAGTTAGATCCACCGCTGCAGTTATAGGCACTTCATAGTTACCCATTTTGACAGGCACTTTCTCAGTTTCAGTAATGTTTTGGTTTCAGAATGTGTCGGAATATTTTAGTTTTGCTCCTTTGTCTGCTGCAATTATGATAACTTGATTATTGTCTGTTTCTTGTACAGATGATTTGTCACTAATCTCTGTAATTGGCTTTGTTTCAATAATAGGCTTATTTGTGATATTTATAATGGATGTTGATGTTAATTCTAAATTCTCTGTTGCTGTAAATGATGTCCTGCTTTTCTCTGTATTTGTGGCACTTGCACTGACGCGAGACCTGCcgttaactttaatttttttggatcATTGCCAGCTGCTTTTAATTCATGTTGtcgttttttaacaattttattcagCACCAGATTTGTATTTTCATGttgattctttctttttttgttcatttcacctgaaacataaataaataaagaattaaaactagTCCTATGATAGAAACCAGGGCATTGGtttcttttgttttagttataacTACTATCGGCCCATGGAATTTATACATagtagtatatttaaaaattccatGGACCGATAGGTAGTGGACTGGTGCATATTGAGTAAtagtgaataaaaataataacaaaaattcattaaacACACAacattatttatcaatttatcttCGTTCGTTGTTCAGCTGATCCAATTGCACTAGCTCGAAATTTCCGATCTCTCTCTCGAGCAAGACAAGTTAATCAATCATTTTCAGTTTCcagctttcttttttaaatttagctttCTTCTTTATATTTCTACGttgatatgatatatatatatatatatatatatatatatatatatatatatatatatatatatatatatatatcttttttttactaattgactttaaaaactttaattattattttaaattattatttataagttaagtattaattacttttttacagtATAAAAACTATCAATTTCAGATCAACAacgttttttgttattattattaaacatctATTTTACTTAACTACGCTAAACAAAGTGTGTTGTTTttcgtttatttaaattacttctcttaacgatttcttttatttacgcTAAACTAAAGTTCAGcgtatttcttttattattactgctGACTTAGTATTTGTTTTGCGCGGACaccaaacaaacaaacaaacaaacaaacaaacaaacaaacaaacaaacaaacaaacaaacaaacaaacaaacaaacaaacaaacaaacaaacaaacaaacaaacaaacaaacaaacaaacaaaaatgtatattaatacttttatatcttggataaaaatgataaaagtatttttggtgagtttttgtttataaacaaccTACCACCATATTATTAGAACAGTATGGgcagaaagaaaattattaagttttttaaatgaatgcgCTTTAAATGTTTAGGCTAAATATTCCAAAATTGAAATTTAgctttattttgtaatgaaatgAGTTTATCTGcttagtgaaatttttttagacaaatttaTGATCGTGTTCTAAGTGCTAAAGGGCCTAGTAAGCAAATTCTCAACGTATTCTGTAATTACTTTGCTTTATGATTTAATTCAACTTATAAGGATAAGGATAATAAGGATGCAACTGCAGATCCTTAGGCAACATTCTCCAAGTTGACTCAGCGAAATTTAACTAACGACAACACTGGCCACTGAAGCTGaaatttttgattgttttgttaTCTTTTTGGTGGTTTATTGTCTTGTAAAGTTAACTCACGTTCAAATTTCTTGACAGTGCGTCATTTAACCTGCGCAGATTACAGATGATTGCCAACTAATTTTTGAGTGAATAAACGTTGAAATACCTAGTTAATACTAGCGCAACGAAACTATATTCAGAAAGTCTAATTAGAACCCCTTTCAAATTGTGTTACAACCCCCGTTGGGGTCGCAACTTATAAGTTAGGAAGCGCTGTCctaatatgttaaataataaatagtaatatattaaatatactatACAAAAGGAAAAAGAGAGAATTTTTAAAGTAgctcaaaatatctttaaacatcaaaacagatggaaaaatttaaactttgcaCATATGACACTATAGAAATTCTTATCTTATTGATGTGCTCAGGTAATTAATGAAGCCATGATAAATATACATCAATAagaatttataagatttttattcaacttctaattattttatcatttaaaatcaaatatagtaattttaaagaaaGGCTGTCCGCtgattttttattgcatctTCATTTAGGGAGAGTTTATAAAAGCATTGGGCAAAGAATTGACCTTTCTGCAATTCCacatataatttttagttttcctgacttattaataacataatgtTTCTTTTTACTGAGATAGCTTTCTTACCAAtcattggttttatttattacaccaaatactttattttttctaaaagaatgaggtgatcaaccgtatcaaatgcttttaataGGTTGATGAATAATCTTAGAgtgaagttattattttcaattattatttagtaatttgGTTTACTATTTCAATTGGTGCATGTCAGTTAAATATTCATCGCGAAAACCAACCTGTTTTGAGTAAAATAAGTTATAGATTTTGTtacgaataaaaataaaaaaagtactggtACAAGTCTATAATTAGAGatcattgtttttgtaaataggaCATACTTTAGCCAATTTTAAtgctataataaataataatccgAGAAAATCCCTTCACTTCTTGAAAGTTTtgtaatatgaataaaatgtctgaaaatgtagttttttttgagttaactATATTTCTAGAAACGTCATCTAAGTCAGGTGATTTAttcttctttaaataatatatagctATGTTATATTCTTTAAGAGAAAAGTTGCTATTTTGCAGTATTgctccatttaaaaatttaagatatttttaaataaatttggtgTGAGTGTAATATTTTGAGCAAGGTTTTGGttaatgtttgtaaaatatttacatagcTCATTTAAGGTTTGTAAGGGACAataaatttctgtttttttatttattctttgatataatttagtttttgagGCAGTATAGCTgtaattgttttgtttcttcCGATTAGATTGTTTATTATCCCCCGTTTTTTTACATTGAACttgttttattgtaatttctttgctataatatttatctaaaaactttGGCATGTATATAGTTCTATAATATAATAGCTTATAATAGCTTTTTTCAGATTTCTTGAAAAGATTTTAgtaaaagagtttaaattttttgtgtatttttcaCTATTTTCAATTGAACATACTTTAGTTTGGAGATTGCGCAATGCGTGAAAGTGTAAAGTGAAATGCTGGTAAGCAGTCTTCACAAGAGGTGTCATAGTTCTTTTCTGTGAGGAAAATGTTATTTCAccacaaataaaacaaaatttgttcacTAAATTTATACACTTCCTTGACATGTAGGTTTGTCAAATTTTacaatagtaaataaataaataaaaactaagaataGATTAGACGAGAAACTTTAGCAAACACACATAGGGGTCCATAAAATACGTCACGCAAATTTTGACCGTTTTCAACCTCTTGCATCTCCCTTCCTCCCTCAtcacaaaatcgtaacacttaagaagcAGATTTTgcatgagtcgtcacaaaatcACCAAACCCCCCTCCCTCTATGTAACGTGACGTATGGACAACTCCATAACTAATATCACAAGTTTTAAACATGAACAAAACACTATGaatagtcaaaacaaaattttcgtttgtttcaaaaaattaaaatttatacctTAGATAGCAAATTTTcgcttttatttcttaaactagagctaatatattatttttaacgtcATTTTTGAATTAAGCAGGTggaaatacataaaaaataacaacttttggTTCAGAAACAAAATCACTGTTGAGCAGGGTACTTTAAACAAAGATCATTAtcagtatattattattttatttaaaactgttttgccTATATCAGGGACGTTTCTGCGTGGATGTGTGGGGATTTTCATTCCACCTTTACCCAAAGAAGGcgttttttaagttattattggTTTTCGAGGAATATAGTCCatttgttgtaaattttacatGTTTCAATTGGGTGAGTTTTGGTTTTGACAACCTTCTAAAAGAAAGCTTTTTAAAGGTAATTTACAAGATTTTTCCCCCTTCCCCTTCAATTTATTCTCAGATTTTCCCCTAGGTAACATATTCTCTACTTCATAATTTTCTCATTATTTGCCAGTGGCAGTGTATATTGTAAATGGCtatttttgaaagtatgtaTAGTTTATAAGGAATTCGCAATCATATGCTATCATCGAgcaatgaaaatgtttttatcataagaAATACCTTAATTTTAGGAGGATAAaagttttgatgttatttattttttatgattaattatttctttattaatttctaggataaaatttgttcattcatAGCGTTTTTGAAGTActaattgtatttaaaagtattaataataacCATTATCAAATTGCACAGTAGAGTACAGAGTGCACTACTTGTATTGagaattgattattttaaagaaaattaaactaagaaataatattttctgaaacaatataaaaaatctttgttacGTTTCCACCATTATAGTTACAAACCTATGGTTAAACCTTAACGCGGTTGtactaaatgtatttatattgaACATTTGAATATGCTTGAAGTTGCAAATTTACATCTAAAACCAAATTAAACTCATTGTTAACATattaatcatatatattatacactCATAAATATGCTCGCTAGTGTTCAAAAAggtaataacttttatatacaactctattaaaatgtatatattagcATTCgttgtttttaattagtttctTATTGTTGTCTTGATTATTTTAAGGTTGGTAAACCAAAATGGGAAACTCACTGTTACCCAGCTCTACTAATGAAATAGGTATatgttttaattagttttgttttattttttattttaactaaatgcctcattttaaaaatttattaaatccgAGCTcaagttgtaaaataaatattttttgaacaacttGGCCATTGTTgtttatatgaatttttgatttataagcatttgaaacaaaaaattcaaagtttattaatcaatatctcaaaacgcaaaaacatttttctttgaGGGGGAAATACAGAATCATTGGAAACACAGAATAAAAATggataagttattaaatatggtGCTAAGCTTAGAGTTATTATTATGATGATGATTAGCCCGTTTACAGCTGtttaaaatcaatgtaaaaactAGTACATAGCACTTggtattatttttacaaacattcTTTTTCTATTAAAAGCTTCATGACTTGATTCTTGAATTCTTTTCTGTCAAGCGATTCAAATTCATTTGGCAATTCATTGTACAACTTTTTTCCCATTGCAAAAGAAAGGCTTTTGTCCGCTTTTTTTGTTCTGGATTTTTAAGTCATAATTATTTGCATttcttgtaaaataattatgtacttcgttgttttttatacaaaatcctTAAAAGACATTCATTGTCTGTAGTTATATAAGTAttgtgtaaaaatataaatactttcatttgaatattttcttttaaaaatatccaGTTTAACCTAGACAACATATTATTACTTTGAGTGTACCagtcatattttaaaactgttctCATAGCtttgttttgtaacttttgtAGCATTTGAATATTACTTTCATTTAcattaaagaataataaaaaatatttaaagtgagGTGcgataattgtattaaaaactattgtttttgtcaaatttttataagatatatatttccTACCAATTCTTATAAAATATCCATTCATCTCAGCGATTTTAGGCGCAGTATGGCTAATGTGTTCAGAAAAATTCAAATTGTAATCAATTTTAATACCCAGGTATTTTACACATTCACTGAATTTAACTACTTCATTTTAAGGCTTGACACACCTGTTCGGATATTTTTCAGTGATACTTAAACATTTTACCTtagaactttttatcaacatACTCATTGACTTACTAGCATTTAGTTTCAATCTATTTTCAATAAACCAAACACTAAGAACTTCCAGTTCATCAGTTAACTTTGTCATCATAACTTTCACCTTCAGTTAACTTTGTCTTCATAACTTTCACCTTCAATTTAGACTAatgtgtcatctgcaaaaagaTTGATGTTTACATATCGGGAAGCACTGCCAATATCACTcatgtatattataaataacagGGGTTCTAGTACTGATCCTTGAGGCGCACCTATCTCACTGGGTAAATCAGTTGATAACTGATCACCAATTCTTACTCTTTGAGTTCTGCCTGTAAAGTTGCTTATAAACTATTGAAGTACTACTTCTCTCACTTTGTAGcactttaatttttcaattaataccCCTATCAATTGGTGCCCTCTATTTTGAAATGAGTGGGTGAATCGCTTTTTCAGTACCCAGCTAGC
This genomic interval from Hydra vulgaris chromosome 01, alternate assembly HydraT2T_AEP contains the following:
- the LOC136074081 gene encoding uncharacterized protein LOC136074081, whose translation is MLCFVSHVSCLVTWTNISKDENFKFCCCTVIWFNTLNQVNLASKVIQNIETDISKAKQTLNKTVNFLKLYRSAFKKVILIFTSDAELIAAEIDLEPSFSFKVSFRPTFKKQMLSYEIRVDPIINPKNRFKIDCINCILDSAINSIEERFNQLNEHCDAFQFLYNIANSKKDFSKESLGEKCLNLQKKLSTDTSADIDGIYLFDEMLALSELFEPKSSSLKVYFNFTQNVYIALRILLTQPVSVASGKRRFSKLKLIKDYLRSTMSQIRLTVLSLISIENDMAKKLDFPELLKAFASEKSRIVNFFH